The sequence below is a genomic window from Euwallacea fornicatus isolate EFF26 chromosome 1, ASM4011564v1, whole genome shotgun sequence.
cGACTGTCTGATATTTCTCCTGGTATTTATCACTGTTAGCAAGCACGCTGATCAAATAAGTGGTGTATACAGCATTGAGGATGAGGGCGAACAAAAGCACCATGGAAAATACGATTCTCACCTCGTGGGTTTTAGGCAGGTACCCCACAGTGAGGTTCACATAAGTCAGCAACATGATCAACACAGCTTCTTCTGGACATTTATACAGTTCTCTTTCATTTTTGTTATGCTTGGCAACAGCAATGATGATGATTGTTGTCGTGGCAAATAACAGTCCAAGGACCAACCACACATCAAGTTTAATGATACTAGCTAGGCCAATCAGGTCGTTGACCGGAATGCGTTCATGAGGCACTACCCACACGAGGACTTCCATACCATAAGGGAAACTGCAATCAAAATACTTCAACCTTGGTGGACTTATAGTGTAGCCTCCAATTGCAATATGTGCCCTTTTCTCCAGCAACACTTGCAGAGCCCCAGAAGATGTCTTGTTAGCGTATATCTCCCCTAGTGCATTGGATCTCATGAATTTCAAGGTAATGTTCATATAAGCGAAAATGTTACTTAAAATGCCGATTTCTTGACCGTGATGAATAAATCGATCAGGTTCCAACTTATGGACCCTTGACATGTTGATTGTATAGGGAGGCACTTCAATGTAGACCACAGTCAACTCGCAGGAATGGAACACCTTCGGGATTTTATATGAATACCATATAGTTCCCTGCGCGAAAGTGCCATTATTACAATAATCCATCAAGAATACGTCTTTTTCTACATTATAGCTACAGGTGCTATTTTTGAAGGGTATCAACCCATACAATTTGAAACCCTTGGTATTATTGGGGTCAGCGGTGAGGAGAACAGCCTTAAGAATGTCATACTTCTTCAATGTCTCAAATACCTCAGTAACAATGGATCTATCCTTAAAGCGAGTTGATGTAACTATCAGGAAATTGGCGTGGGGATTCAGAACTTGCACATCACTCATTTGGTTAATAGTCTGGACCAATTCCCCCTTATGTCTAAAGTAAATGATGTAATTGTGAATGGTTCGAACCAACTTCTTATCGGGAGCCTCAATGGACCCCTGCGATAGATTCGCCAGAATCAAAGACCATTTTCGGAACTTGCTGAGCTGCTCTGTCAGCAAAGTACTGGACATAATAAAAGCGTGGTCATTTGCGTCTTGCTCGGTCGGGGCGAGGGATATTAAAATAGCCTTGTGTCTAACAGCGAACTTTTGCTCACCCTCCACAATGCACTGCACCAACACATTCCTGTCCACTTCCGGGATTAGGTGCTTTAAAAGATTGCCAGAGGAGAACTGTAGGGGCAGCAAAAGAATAACACACACAGCAAGTTTAGTCATGATGTTTGAAAGAGTATActgaaaaattacctttacGAGCTGCATGAGGTTTGCTTAGCTTCGTGTCTAGTTGTTATCTAGATGCTTGCCCtaatatatcatttttaattgtttgctTTTTTAAAGGGACATTTCGGGCTAATGTGAATGATGTTGTTATAACGTTAAGGGAtgagttattattttttccttatgtAGGTTGATAAAATATGGCACTCATTAAAGCTAGAGACTGTTAATATCCGGTACATCTACGAAAGTGCCCATATGAGGTTCTACATATATCTACATGGTGTTCCAGCGAAAACTTTCCGCCACATTCATGTTGTAATTGCAAGAATATCGTAAAAGACTAAGAAGCGTCGATTCTGATTTCGAAGAGGACACACGATAACgcgaatttcaaattcattgaAACAACCCCCTCTGTGAGGGTGCAATcaactttggaatttcaaataGGCCCATAGGTCGAGTGGCCCTTCGttttaaagttaataataCTCTTTTTAAGataataactatttttttttttaatttttgaactgaCGCACATGCTATACAAGttgataatcaaattttggagtggactgaaagaaaagaagtatTGTACGCGGATATTGTAGTTCTTAGTAAATTACGAACGTATACATTGGAAGGCAATGCTAAGCGCTAATTTAAGCACACTGAAattgaagtttatttttcttctaattaaaaaatacttatcatTCTTAGAAtacttgtttatttatttatatacactGTGTacataaattatgaaataaactCATTTATTTGGTCTggaatgtaaataataaaaagtggTTCGATACTGCGACTTTATAATGCCACATATTTTGGTTGGATAATATTACCTATGACATTATCATTGTTCCAGACAGGacgttaatgttaatttttttaatcactgtttgttgtttttgatcattttttgtgGAAGAACGCACTTTTTTACGTATACGATATAATGTTTTTAACAAGTTccatattaaactttttgacaaattctcaaaaacataTTCATCAGAACCGACAGAGAACGCACTAATCAGGAAACAATAAACATGGTTTAGCACGAATTTATCTACTGTTCGAAATACTGCCAGGCATAAAAAGggtttaaatttgaacatttaatttagtaaatatttatggTTCCcacttgttaaaataattttaccgtTAATTAGAAAATGAACGTTAAAATTGTTGTCCCGTTACTGTaatgaaaaattggttttcgaaaatttatcaaaaaaattaatttgtaacatattaaaaaagttcatgTGAACCACATTTGGTTTGAATTAGTGCGGGTTCGTTCTGGTTCGTTTATgttatcgagcgtctgctGTACTGGGAAATTAGTTCAATCCTTTTTACCATAGAGTAGACCATTTTCAACAATACAATCGTAATGCACAATTAACGTAAGGTTTTTGGGTCCGAATCAAAGGAAGGAACAAGCACCAAATAGATTTCAAACTACTGAGGGAAGGGTGAATAATatcttaaacaattttttgcatggtttatttcattaaagtaaaaaacgataataatgtacatttttttttcgtgtcggttaaaaggattttatgaaaatttcttcaCATCTTCGGCATACTTTGAGCGTTGTTTTTCTCAGTACTGAtggtcaaaaattaaaaaactgaatattacattaaaaaaaatgtttacctttaaaatgaggtgtcacttgacccatggtcttatttaaaattccaaagctGATTGCTCCCCTGTACAAGGGgttatatcaataaatttgaaatccaCACCATCATGTGTGCCTCTCGAAAATATAACCGACGTGTCTTGGCGTTTTACGATATTTTCGTAATTCTCCATCATAAATGTGGTGAGAAGTTTTCGATGAAACACCCTCTATAAACCCTTCATTATTGgattaatttctcaatttctgCTAAGTTTTTTGACGGAATTATCTTGGGGTTGGTCTTTTTAACTTAAACCAAAAAGTAGCCAATTTCGTACCGGCAGGACAAAGATAACGGGTGATTTTTTGCACATTACTGGCCATATTGCACCGCACATCGGAAGGTGTCTGTAATTCTATGCCTAAATTTCTCAGTAATCGACACATTTTCCGCTACAGTGACTATGTTGTACTTTATCCTACAAAGTCACTCTTTCAAGTAATGGATTTTATTTAGACCTGAATCATCGCAAATCCAATTGACGTAGCATGGCAATACCTGACCATACAAGAAGTAAAAGAAATCCAACATGGGAAAATTTCTCTTCTATccgtgaaaatattttaactcgATTAATTGCTGTATATAATCATTTGATTCGAAGTTCGGGTCATGGAGAATAATCGGGGGTCTGTATATTGTAGAAATCGGTTTAAATACATGTTCGatgttaattagaaaaaagttaatgCTGCAAGAAGCTAAAAACCTTTCTTGCAAGTTTTTGCCTGAAGTTTTGATCCCTGtgagtttattaaattatctcGTGAAACGATGCGTGATTGACGCTTGTTGATTAAGAAAGGAAATTATAAGATACAATGTCGTACAAAGTTGCCGgctatttgtttttatgtgaATGTAGAGCATGGGAAAtaatcattaataattattgtcataTAAGTATTAGCTTCGGCGCTTTATGGCAGTACAAAGAATGTAGCAcatattgttgttttttcattCAAGAAAACCGTGTATATTATTCCAGTGTAGTACCCCGATAAGTGAAAAGACCCTTCGGAAAGATTCGGGTAATTAtcgactttaaaatttaaatttatgtgcttagtCCTGCTTAGTtagaaaatagttttaatcataactttgatttttgaaaaataaggtaTGTCTcagaaatgtgaaaaaataataatttaatggaaaGTATCTGTTACGTCCATGGCAAGTAAGACAACGAGTTGCTCAAAAACCTTATTTTGAGTTAACATCTATGCCTCTACACCAAACTTCGATTTTTCCCATATGATTTTATATTCATGCAGTAACTTTcctaaaaatgtcttttaattatattgaaaGGAAAcgcaagaaataaaaaacagcCGAAGGTTTTGAATCATGGTGTAgaaggaaatttttattctacACAACTTTTATTAACGACTTGCTGTCGTACTTGccataaaaaatatagtaCGGGGAGGTAGTTTAAATACAGTGAAATTTCGAGTATCTTGGCAACGTTGGCCACAGTTCTACCCtgcataattcaaatttttaaagtgcagCATTTTATTTCAGGATTCTACTTCATTACTGTTAAGGTATTTCTTTCCACTTTTAGGATTTGCGAGGATACAGATCAAGAgtttaagtaaaattggaaaaattgtacCACTTCATGAGTCAGGCTCGGAAATCTTGTGTTCTATTTTCTATAACTCATATTTCTGAAATAGAAACCCACTAGATGTTTTACTTAAGGgaagaattatatttttggagAAGATTGGCGGCCTCACCATTAGACTTAGACTTAGATGGGGTAGGCCAATAATACTCGTAACGTATATTAACCTGTGTTAACCCAACCTTTTCACAAATTGCGCAACTTGTTACGAATTTCCTACTTCCTAATGTTCATAATAACCGCTCCTTCGCGAAGCTAAACGAAGTTGGACCCTATACTTCCCCAAACAAAATATGTTCTtatcttcaaaatgtattatttgatattacataatgttatattttgggaaattttcaCCAGTTAAACAAATCTAATATTAAACTAATGTGGCGCTTACCTTTATTCGGTACGAAAATGGAATACACAACTCATATTACTATTTCCAGAAATTGAAgtcgataataattttttacgaatacttcaaaattttttcctatttgtTAAAACATCCTGAGCAGATCTGGTTATTATTCAAGGTTGTTGTTGtatactatattttattatgaaactGGTTTTATCTGTCTCGGAAAGTccctatattttataatgTAAACTGACCCGGAtatattccaaaatttttatgcaTATACCTGACCAATCTGACTTTGCCTCAGAATTGTGTATTAGCGTGAACCGCCACCAATgtcatttaatgaaatttattaattttagtgAAATACCTACTCAATCATATCGCAGGCTACTTCAATACCCTAAACTTTagcgattttattttaaattttcgaagaatccgttttaaattttaacagattTTCTATGTACCTGACTCTGTATCAGAACCTGAACTGACCTGACATGCTACTATTACTACCTGAAATTACCTgtatttgagatatttctaCGATTATACTTCATTCTTCCGGAGCATTTGGACTGACCTGTTTTTCCATGAGGATTTCCCAACAACCCGATATGACCTTAATTGTTTTCAACGCGTTTTAGCATActgttttatgtttttcgcgtctttccaataatttgacaatattttttttttcgaaaaggtGTTTTAATTCTCTCTCTTAATCACCTTTCAGCAAGTAGAACTCGTATAAAATTGTCAACTTCGAAGTTTCaatgataaaagaaaaaatagtttgttTCATAATGACTGGATAAGATTCAAAGTATATAAACTTAATTACAGGAACGCTAAATTATAATAAGCATGTTGACTAGTTACATgcaaatttaaagtaataagAGTTcttaaacaagaaatttaataaccaGTGACGAGTTGTTAATCgttaaatcaaattaacaaGTTCAGCATACTAGAATATATCGAGTGTTATTTAAATACGTGGCCCATCTTCAATGTGTGATTCTAAGACGataagtttatataaacatagatCCGGTAATGCTTCGTTCTTAAGATACACCATattaaacttttcttttaattatttttttaagaaaatctttagctaattttcttgaaatttggtAATGTTAGTCAtggttattattaatgtttattcatcattgacttttttaaaatgtttatatttttttgcattaatcATAGTGTCATGTCCACCTACGTTACCGGATTTAATtccattacattttttttcctttggggcaATATAAAGTCCGTCGTTTCTAGAGGTCCGGTCAATGCTGAAGAATTGGTCCAGCGAATATTAGATTCCTATAATCAAATACGATATATACCGGAACTATAAGAACGTGTTCGGCAATCGATGTTAAGACGAGTCAATATCTTGTGTTGAAGTTGAAGGAGGACTTTTTCAGCATCTATTCCGTTTTGCGTTacttattgataatttttttcacaaaaataaatgattaccATTTGTTTAAGGGTagtttgaataaaacatttttcttgtatGATCTTTCTTATATTTCCAGCGTTATCCCCATGCACGACACCAGCAAAAGGAGACGAACAGTTTTTAGCTTATTTCTTTATACCACATTGAAAACCGTCACCAAATTTCAACATCATATCAGTTTGCGTCATCTTGTTATTTAAGAGttctttctttaatatgtaataaccttttaagaaaatttctacaccctgtatcttaaaAACAATACATTACCGGACGTATGTTTGACATGTATGGCACGTACTTAAGTCAACACcctgaaaaatacatttatgaTAACTTCGCTAAGCTATGACCATTGAGTATATATCCCAAGCAGGCAGTTTCGATGAGAAAACAATTCTTGAGTTTGCACAAAGGTTTTTGGGTGCCCAAATAAAGACACATGCACCTGGCCACAATGGCAACCTACCGAAACACACACCCTCGTGTACGGTGCTACTACACACAAAAGAACCAGAGACGGCCACTTTTCTCCAAAGAAATGGACATTTTGTAATAATCTTCTCAGCAACTCGATGATGGTTGGACATAGAAAGAGAGATCTTGGAATgtacttatttaaataaaaagtggtTAAAATGAGTCACGTTCTAATTACAAACCCATGTCAAACACAAAGCAAAatggaaagtaatttttcaataaacctgTCTTTTTAATGTTAACACTGGTGTCACCTGGTTAGCGACGAATGCTAATGCACATTTTCGAAAGGTCATTAAACACTTCTTAGTAAGTAACAATATGTGAAGTAGCGATGATCTcgatctaaaatatttttaacaaatttccgctgaagtttttgaaaagtttcaaacgGTACTTAATTTGCATATTAACCAGTCTTTCATATCATCAAACAAGTAAATGGTATGTTGACTTTTCGTTCTGCAAACACGTTTTTTTTCCTGTTATCTCCATCGAGTCACTAACCTCATTACGCACTATTTATAACCAATTATGGTTCAGGAATATCTTTGCTATATAGACATACTTCTCTTTCTGCTCCTGAGTGATATTTTGGAATATACGAAACAAATCATTTCGGGGATCAAAGTCCTCATCTGTAACATCCTTTACATTATCTTTGTGGGCCAGCACAATGGGGATGAAAAACATTATGTGAAACAGCTGCGGCAGAGCTTCGAGTTTCAGCTCTTTCTGAAAGCTTTCGTACGAGAACTGCTTAGTACTCACTTTCAAATTCTTCAGGTTTGCGATTAGCTCCTTGTAGTAAAAATCTATGAAACAATCAAATAACTCCTTAGCTACATTCGTCTGCACAGAAGTTCCAAGTAAGAACAGCAAATCTTGCACTGATGATCCAAATCCGCAGGTTTGCAAATCGAGGATGATGACCTTGGAGGGaacattattttcttctttaagcATTATATTGTTCACCCAAAAGTCTGTATGTAAAACTGTGGCCCATGGTTCCCTACATTGGCTTGTCTGATCTGCAGATGCTTCAGACTTGAGATATTGAACTAAGGCTCTAATTTTCGGTACTGCTTTAGCGCTCTCGGGgtcattttccattattttaaaagcgGGTTCAAACAGTTCCAATGAGAATTCCGGATCGAGGATTGTCTCAATGCGGacaaacttttttactttattctCAAACTCTTTAGGCTTTAGCAACTTGAGAGCTAAAGTTGAGGCGTGAAATGAAGCCAAGCCTTGGATGGCTATTTTGGTTTGAAACTCATTAAATCCTAAAATTCTGTTCGCATTTTTGAAGCCTATAAACACAATCCATGAACTACAGAtagaacaaatttttatttaaaaaaattacctttatgcATTAAATTCTCAAGCAGCAATACTCCCCCGTCGTCAACCTCCTTTTTATTATCGTCCAGGCTAGTCCTGGCTCCAAAGATCTCAGTATAGTAGTCAGCAACCTTTGCCCCTTGCTCCCTTTCGAAAGCCTTCAAGGCAGGTATGGCCTCCTGGTACCATCCAATCTCATTTATAAAAGTCAAAGGAGTATTGAACACTTCTTGCATTTTCTTGTTTGGGGGTACACACTTAGCAACTGCATGAATGATTTCTTCTTTACCGTCATGGTTTCTCACTTTAATGTCTACATTCAGCATTAAACTTCCATAGTTCTCTCCTGGAGCTGTGAGTCTACTCACATTCTGGGACAGTATTTCCCCTTGGAGGTGGGAACCCAATAAATCTTCTAGTTTTGGTATTTCCGAAGCCATGCTTTTTGATGTTTACAGTGGCTACACTTATAGTGCAACTGATAT
It includes:
- the LOC136344561 gene encoding uncharacterized protein isoform X1, producing MQLVKVIFQYTLSNIMTKLAVCVILLLPLQFSSGNLLKHLIPEVDRNVLVQCIVEGEQKFAVRHKAILISLAPTEQDANDHAFIMSSTLLTEQLSKFRKWSLILANLSQGSIEAPDKKLVRTIHNYIIYFRHKGELVQTINQMSDVQVLNPHANFLIVTSTRFKDRSIVTEVFETLKKYDILKAVLLTADPNNTKGFKLYGLIPFKNSTCSYNVEKDVFLMDYCNNGTFAQGTIWYSYKIPKVFHSCELTVVYIEVPPYTINMSRVHKLEPDRFIHHGQEIGILSNIFAYMNITLKFMRSNALGEIYANKTSSGALQVLLEKRAHIAIGGYTISPPRLKYFDCSFPYGMEVLVWVVPHERIPVNDLIGLASIIKLDVWLVLGLLFATTTIIIIAVAKHNKNERELYKCPEEAVLIMLLTYVNLTVGYLPKTHEVRIVFSMVLLFALILNAVYTTYLISVLANSDKYQEKYQTVEDIKKYNLIVYRPPNTERYFKTNETLDSELIDKSKVCLSGVNRRCFADIATYRNSAFLVQKSVLKYVEDFYLSPSHDHLLRALPRPVVSFQMNFLMIKGFWGFDKVNDLILMALDSGLAAKWMRVGKNPDLIKKSALVENSKLDQGNTILDFNDLSSTFTLVVVMVCMQSGRNFIASI
- the LOC136350701 gene encoding uncharacterized protein, translating into MASEIPKLEDLLGSHLQGEILSQNVSRLTAPGENYGSLMLNVDIKVRNHDGKEEIIHAVAKCVPPNKKMQEVFNTPLTFINEIGWYQEAIPALKAFEREQGAKVADYYTEIFGARTSLDDNKKEVDDGGVLLLENLMHKGFKNANRILGFNEFQTKIAIQGLASFHASTLALKLLKPKEFENKVKKFVRIETILDPEFSLELFEPAFKIMENDPESAKAVPKIRALVQYLKSEASADQTSQCREPWATVLHTDFWVNNIMLKEENNVPSKVIILDLQTCGFGSSVQDLLFLLGTSVQTNVAKELFDCFIDFYYKELIANLKNLKVSTKQFSYESFQKELKLEALPQLFHIMFFIPIVLAHKDNVKDVTDEDFDPRNDLFRIFQNITQEQKEKYVYIAKIFLNHNWL
- the LOC136344561 gene encoding uncharacterized protein isoform X2, whose product is MQLVKVIFQYTLSNIMTKLAVCVILLLPLQFSSGNLLKHLIPEVDRNVLVQCIVEGEQKFAVRHKAILISLAPTEQDANDHAFIMSSTLLTEQLSKFRKWSLILANLSQGSIEAPDKKLVRTIHNYIIYFRHKGELVQTINQMSDVQVLNPHANFLIVTSTRFKDRSIVTEVFETLKKYDILKAVLLTADPNNTKGFKLYGLIPFKNSTCSYNVEKDVFLMDYCNNGTFAQGTIWYSYKIPKVFHSCELTVVYIEVPPYTINMSRVHKLEPDRFIHHGQEIGILREIYANKTSSGALQVLLEKRAHIAIGGYTISPPRLKYFDCSFPYGMEVLVWVVPHERIPVNDLIGLASIIKLDVWLVLGLLFATTTIIIIAVAKHNKNERELYKCPEEAVLIMLLTYVNLTVGYLPKTHEVRIVFSMVLLFALILNAVYTTYLISVLANSDKYQEKYQTVEDIKKYNLIVYRPPNTERYFKTNETLDSELIDKSKVCLSGVNRRCFADIATYRNSAFLVQKSVLKYVEDFYLSPSHDHLLRALPRPVVSFQMNFLMIKGFWGFDKVNDLILMALDSGLAAKWMRVGKNPDLIKKSALVENSKLDQGNTILDFNDLRFVFLFVIVGYGIGVVVFAGEILRARYKKGIGFQRELVR